The genomic window GCCATCTCCTCGGTCGTAACCTACGACCTGGACAACTCTTCCGCGACCTATTCCGCCAGCAACTACCGCCTGGACAACTCCGGCGACCGCCTGATCCTGAACTACGGGGCCATCTGGCCCGCGAACATCCGCCCGAAGGCCGGGTGCGAGATCACCTACACCGCCGGGTACGGTTCGGCTGCCACTGCCGTCCCCCAGCCGATCAAGCAGGGCATCCTGATCCACGTCGCGAGCCTCTACGAGCAGCGTGGCAACTGCGAGGACGCCATGGCCCTGCCGCCCGGAACCGCCATGCTCTACTCGCCTTACCGGATCATGGGGGATCGCCTTGGCTGAATGCTGCGCGTCGATCGTCAACAGCCTGAGCAAGCGGGTAGCCATCC from Tautonia marina includes these protein-coding regions:
- a CDS encoding head-tail connector protein, giving the protein MLRQSLALVTPPASEPVSLSEAKAWARIDGSDDDATLTALITAARLAAEQYLRRSLITQTWKLTLDLCGARGSEPWWDGVVDGPLNSLYGGLPNTIPLPRGPVSAISSVVTYDLDNSSATYSASNYRLDNSGDRLILNYGAIWPANIRPKAGCEITYTAGYGSAATAVPQPIKQGILIHVASLYEQRGNCEDAMALPPGTAMLYSPYRIMGDRLG